The Methylobacterium sp. FF17 genomic interval CCCGCAGGCCCTCCGGATGCATCTGGAGGTCGTCCACATCCAGTCCCACGAGCTCGGAGCGCCGGAAGGCCCCCGCGAAGCCAAGCGCCAGCAGGGCCTCGTCCCGCTTGCCCGCGAGGGTATCGGGCACGTGCATCAGCAGCGCCGCGAGCACGTCCACGGTGGCGGCCGCCTTCTGCTTGGGGGCCGTACCGATCGTCCGGCGGATCCCCTTCATCACCGAACGGACCACCGCGTGCCCGGTCGGATCCGCGACACCCGCCAGCATCTGCGCGTGGCGGATCGCGGCGCAGCGCCGGCCGATCGTCGAGACCGCCCGTCCGGCCTCCGCCTCCGCCACGAGGAAGGCCGCCACCACCTCGGGCGCGGCCGGCAGGGAGGACACGCCGTGCCGGTCGCACCAGGCCACGAAGAGGCCGACATCGTTCCGGTAGGCCCGAAGCGTCGCCCCCGCCATGCTGGCGCAGCCATAGGCCCGGACGAGCGCCGCGGCCGCTTCCGGGAGTTCGCCGGCCGCAGTGATTCGCGGCGACAGGGGCTCGAGGGTC includes:
- a CDS encoding site-specific integrase, whose translation is MSSAALPDLLPQTLEPLSPRITAAGELPEAAAALVRAYGCASMAGATLRAYRNDVGLFVAWCDRHGVSSLPAAPEVVAAFLVAEAEAGRAVSTIGRRCAAIRHAQMLAGVADPTGHAVVRSVMKGIRRTIGTAPKQKAAATVDVLAALLMHVPDTLAGKRDEALLALGFAGAFRRSELVGLDVDDLQMHPEGLRVRVRRSKTDQEGQGFEKAIPHGRFIRPVARLRTWLEAAGITEGPVFRPVSRSGHIRRGAPRLTHQAVGCIVKRYAEAAGLEAASFGAHSLRSGYITSAAERGADLGRIMDQSGHRNPRTVLGYIRRANAFQDHSGSGFL